The following are encoded in a window of Callithrix jacchus isolate 240 chromosome 9, calJac240_pri, whole genome shotgun sequence genomic DNA:
- the C1R gene encoding complement C1r subcomponent, whose product MWLLFLLVPALFCRAGGSIHIPQKFFGEVTSPLFPKPYPSNFETTTVITVPTGYRVKLVFWQFDLEPSEGCFYDYVKISADKKNLGRFCGQLGSPLGNPPGKKEFMSQGNKMLLTFHTDFSNEENGTIMFYKGFLAYYQAVDLNECASQSKSGEEDLQPRCQHLCHNYIGGYFCSCHPGYELQEDRHSCQAECSSELYTEASGYISSLEYPQSYPPDLRCNYSIRVERGLNLHLKFLEPFEIDDHQQVHCPYDQLQIYANGKNIGEFCGKQRPPDLDTSSNAVDLLFFTDESGDSRGWKLHYTTEIIKCPQPKTLDEFTIIQNLQTQYQFRDYFIATCKQGYQLTEGNQVLHSFTAVCQDDGTWHRPMPRCKIKDCGQPRNLPNGAFRYTTTMGVNTYKARIQYYCKEPYYKMQTRAGSSESEQGVYTCTAQGIWKNEQKGEKIPRCLPVCGKPVNPVEQRQRIIGGAKAQMGNFPWQAFTNIHGRGGGALLGDRWILTAAHTLYPKQHNAQSNASLDVFLGHTNVEEIMKLANHPIRRVSIHPDYRQDESHNFEGDIALLELENSVTLGPNLLPICLPDNETYYDLGLMGYVSGFGVMEDKIAHDLKYVRLPVANREACETWLRRKNRMDVFSPNMFCAGDPSLKQDACQGDSGGVFAVRDRNTDRWVATGIVSWGIGCSRGYGFYTKVINYVDWIKKEMEEEEQD is encoded by the exons AT GTGGCTCTTGTTCCTCCTGGTGCCGGCCCTGTTCTGCAGGGCAGGAGGCTCCATTCACATCCCTCAGAAGTTCTTTGGGGAGGTGACTTCCCCTCTGTTCCCCAAGCCTTACCCCAGCAACTTTGAAACGACCACTGTGATCACAGTCCCCACGGGATACAGGGTGAAGCTCGTCTTCTGGCAGTTTGACCTGGAGCCTTCCGAAGGCTGCTTCTATGACTATGTCAAG ATCTCTGCTGATAAGAAAAACCTGGGGAGGTTCTGCGGGCAACTGGGTTCTCCACTGGGCAACCCCCCGGGAAAGAAGGAATTTATGTCGCAAGGGAACAAGATGCTGCTGACCTTCCACACAGACTTCTCCAACGAGGAGAATGGGACTATCATGTTCTACAAGGGCTTCCTGGCTTACTACCAAGCTGTGG ACCTCAATGAATGTGCTTCCCAGAGCAAATCAGGGGAGGAGGATCTCCAGCCCCGGTGCCAGCACCTGTGTCACAACTACATTGGTGGCTACTTCTGTTCCTGCCATCCAGGCTATGAGCTTCAGGAGGACAGGCATTCCTGCCAGG CTGAGTGCAGCAGCGAGCTGTACACGGAAGCATCGGGCTACATCTCCAGCCTGGAGTACCCTCAGTCCTACCCCCCTGACCTGCGCTGCAACTACAGCATCCGGGTAGAGCGGGGCCTCAACCTGCACCTCAAGTTCCTGGAGCCTTTTGAAATTGATGACCACCAGCAAGTACACTGCCCCTATGACCAGCTCCAG ATCTATGCCAACGGAAAGAATATTGGCGAGTTCTGTGGGAAGCAAAGGCCCCCCGACCTTGACACCAGCAGCAATGCTGTGGACCTGCTGTTCTTCACAGATGAGTCGGGAGACAGCCGGGGCTGGAAGCTGCACTATACCACTGAAA TCATCAAGTGCCCGCAGCCCAAGACCCTAGACGAGTTCACCATCATCCAGAACCTGCAAACTCAGTACCAGTTCCGGGACTACTTCATTGCTACCTGCAAGCAAGGCTACCAGCTCACAGAG GGGAACCAGGTGCTACACTCCTTCACAGCTGTCTGCCAGGATGATGGCACATGGCATCGTCCCATGCCCAGATGCAAGA TCAAGGACTGTGGGCAGCCCCGAAACCTGCCTAATGGTGCCTTCCGTTACACCACCACAATGGGGGTGAACACCTACAAGGCCCGTATCCAGTACTACTGCAAGGAGCCATATTACAAGATGCAGACCAGAGCTGGCAGCAGCGAGTCCGAGCAAG GGGTGTACACCTGCACAGCACAGGGCATTTGGAAGAATGAACAGAAGGGAGAGAAGATTCCTCGGTGCTTGCCAG TGTGCGGGAAGCCCGTGAACCCCGTGGAACAGAGGCAGCGCATCATCGGAGGGGCAAAAGCCCAGATGGGCAACTTCCCCTGGCAGGCGTTCACCAATATCCACGGGCGCGGGGGTGGGGCCCTGCTGGGCGACCGCTGGATCCTCACGGCTGCCCACACCCTCTATCCCAAGCAACACAATGCGCAAAGCAACGCCTCCCTGGATGTGTTCCTGGGCCACACAAATGTGGAAGAGATCATGAAGCTGGCAAATCACCCCATCCGCAGGGTCAGCATCCACCCCGACTACCGTCAGGATGAATCCCACAATTTTGAGGGGGACATCGCCCTGCTGGAGCTGGAAAATAGTGTCACCCTGGGTCCCAACCTCCTCCCCATCTGCCTCCCCGACAACGAGACGTACTATGACCTGGGCTTGATGGGCTATGTCAGTGGCTTTGGGGTCATGGAGGACAAGATTGCTCATGACCTCAAGTATGTCCGTCTGCCCGTAGCTAATCGAGAGGCCTGTGAGACCTGGCTCCGGAGAAAGAATAGGATGGATGTGTTCTCTCCCAACATGTTCTGTGCTGGGGACCCATCTCTAAAGCAGGATGCCTGCCAGGGGGATAGCGGGGGCGTTTTTGCAGTAAGGGACCGGAACACTGATCGCTGGGTGGCCACAGGCATCGTGTCCTGGGGCATCGGGTGCAGCAGAGGCTATGGCTTCTACACCAAAGTGATCAACTACGTGGACTGGATCAAgaaagagatggaggaggaggagcaggactGA